The Oryzias melastigma strain HK-1 linkage group LG13, ASM292280v2, whole genome shotgun sequence genome window below encodes:
- the sh3bp5lb gene encoding SH3 domain-binding protein 5-like has protein sequence MLKPSGKPEGAARRADREDEEAGRHEEELDPRIQEELEQLNQASEEINRLELQLDEARSSYRRILSDSARRLKAQSSQLGACTERARPYYEARRLAKEAQQETQKAALRYERAVSMHAAAREMVHVAEQGLLADKNTMDPTWQEMLNHATAKVNEAEEERLHSEHEHQRVTQLCQDAEARVLTLQKALKKVILKSKPYFELKAQFNHILEEHKAEVVQLEKQVTAVKTRYSVALRNLEQISEQIHAQRGRSAPCDGRSSPVGAEAEVKGASANSGSSSSAGATAEEPSWADMEKTRLWVEKHRESGWGRSESMEDCLSVVNLLTIASDLENCDSVEHLEDLSDSGSVLGPQWDQERKQTEGAAMWEGVAKQKNVVILRETPEGFVKRHQRSVSL, from the exons atgctgaagcccAGCGGTAAGCCGGAGGGAGCTGCGAGGAGGGCAGACAGGGAGGACGAGGAGGCCGGCAGACACGAGGAAGAGTTAGATCCACGAATTCAG GAAGAGCTGGAGCAGCTCAACCAGGCCAGCGAGGAGATCAAcagactggagctgcagctggac GAGGCCCGGTCCAGCTACAGAAGAATCCTCTCGGATTCTGCCAGGAGGCTCAAAGCTCAAAGCTCCCAGCTTGGCGCCTGCACCGAGAGAGCACGGCCTTACTATGAGGCGCGCAGGCTGGCTAAGGAG GCTCAGCAGGAAACGCAGAAGGCGGCGCTGAGGTATGAAAGAGCCGTGTCCATGCACGCCGCTGCCAGAGAGATGGTGCACGTGGCTGAGCAGGGTCTGCTGGCGGACAAAAATACCATGGACCCCACCTGGCAGGAAATGCTGAACCACGCTACAGCCAAG GTGAACGAGGCGGAGGAGGAGCGCCTTCACAGTGAGCACGAGCACCAGCGAGTCACTCAGCTCTGTCAGGACGCCGAGGCTCGTGTCCTGACGCTGCAGAAGGCCCTGAAGAAGGTCATCCTCAAGTCCAAGCCTTACTTTGAGCTCAAAGCTCAGTTCAACCACATCTTGGAG GAGCACAAGGCGGAGGTGGTGCAGCTGGAGAAGCAGGTGACAGCAGTCAAAACTCGATACTCTGTAGCTCTGCGGAACCTGGAGCAGATCAGCGAGCAGATCCACGCGCAGAGGGGCCGCTCCGCCCCCTGCGACGGGCGGAGCTCCCCCGTTGGAGCCGAGGCAGAGGTGAAAGGGGCCTCTGCAAACtccggcagcagcagcagcgcagGGGCCACCGCAGAGGAACCCAGCTGGGCGGACATGGAGAAAACCCGCCTGTGGGTGGAGAAGCACAGAGAGAGTGGGTGGGGCAGGAGCGAATCGATGGAGGACTGTTTGTCCGTCGTCAATCTGCTGACCATCGCGTCAGACTTGGAAAATTGCGACTCTGTGGAGCACCTGGAGGACCTGAGTGACAGTGGGAGCGTGTTGGGACCGCAGTGGGACCAAGAGAGGAAGCAGACGGAGGGAGCCGCCATGTGGGAAGGCGTGGCTAAGCAGAAGAATGTGGTGATCCTCAGAGAGACGCCGGAGGGTTTTGTCAAACGGCACCAAAGAAGCGTTAGTCTCTGA
- the LOC112138426 gene encoding tRNA selenocysteine 1-associated protein 1, with translation MSTLWMGNLDAYMDEKFITRAFSTMGEQVVNVRIIRNKMTGGALGYCFVEMSDEATAERCLRKINGKSLPGANPPTRFKLNRATFGKQEAGPMFSLFVGDLTPEVDDGMLYEFFYNRYPSCRGGKVVLDSMGNSKGCGFVQFPDERLQKRALDECQGAMGLGSKPLRLSLAANNLRNKQPQQSEQKQTYPSSSGYSYDQYSQYQNQAYPGYYSSWGYDQTAAMYGYSYPQYDYSQYAATQESEELQEEELLEDPGLVPDVVGANAKFMELSEELFDALIECQFQSTDFIAQQEYMTSTLPEPIYC, from the exons CTGGACGCCTACATGGATGAGAAGTTCATCACCAGAGCCTTCTCCACCATGGGGGAGCAGGTGGTCAACGTCCGGATCATACGGAACAAGATGACAGG GGGGGCTCTGGGCTACTGCTTTGTGGAGATGAGTGACGAGGCCACAGCTGAGAGGTGTCTGCGCAAAATCAATGGCAAATCGTTGCCAGGAGCCAACCCG CCCACAAGATTCAAGTTGAACCGAGCCACATTCGGCAAACAAGAAGCAGG GCccatgttttctctgtttgtggGTGACCTCACCCCTGAGGTGGACGATGGGATGCTCTACGAGTTCTTCTACAACCGCTACCCCTCCTGCCGCGGCGGGAAAGTGGTGCTGGACAGCATGGGGAACTCAAA AGGCTGTGGCTTTGTCCAGTTTCCAGACGAGCGGCTCCAGAAGCGAGCCTTAGACGAGTGTCAGGGGGCCATGGGGCTCGGCAGCAAACCTCTACGATTGAGCCTCGCCGCTAACAA CTTAAGGAACAAGCAGCCGCAGCAGTCAGAGCAGAAGCAGACGTATCCGTCCAGCTCAGGCTACAGCTACGACCAGTACAGCCAGTACCAGAACCAGGCCTACCCCGGGTATTACTCCTCATGGGGATATGACCAGACCGCCGCCATGTATGGATACAGCTACCCTCAGTACGACTACTCGCAGTACGCCGCCACACAG GAAAGCGAGGAGCTTCAGGAGGAAGAGCTGCTGGAAG ATCCGGGCCTGGTGCCGGATGTGGTGGGGGCTAACGCGAAGTTCATGGAGCTGAGCGAGGAGCTGTTCGACGCTCTCATCGAGTGCCAGTTTCAGTCGACGGATTTCATCGCCCAGCAGGAGTACATGACCTCCACCCTGCCAGAGCCCATCTACTGCTGA